The bacterium genome contains a region encoding:
- a CDS encoding dicarboxylate/amino acid:cation symporter, with amino-acid sequence MARHTKIFIGLVAGAVAGVLCNKFLQDTALVAFVQKYLSDPLGRIFLNLLIMVVIPLVFSSLALGVAQFGDLKQLGRVGLRTIGYFLLVTAIAVTIGLVLVNTIRPGDYLPAATKEKLMAQYSKEATEKMGAAEQASTEFGIQTLVNIVPRNPIAAVARPNPDMLALIFVALLAGVGLTLIAQDKAQPVVRLLEGVYEISVKIINLAMKLAPYGVAALIFSVTSRFGFDLIVALGMYVLTVLLGLALHQFGAFSVLVRLFARYHPLKFFKKVETVMLTAFSTSSSNATLPTTLMVSQENLGIPPKICGFVIPLGATMNMNGTALFEGVTVLFLAQVFGVHLDLSMQLIVVIMSVLTAVGAAGVPSGSIPLLILVLQMVHVPPEGIAIILGVDRILDMCRTVLNVTGDITCAAYVARSEGVVLKE; translated from the coding sequence ATGGCGCGGCACACCAAAATCTTCATCGGGCTGGTTGCCGGCGCGGTCGCCGGCGTGCTCTGTAACAAATTCCTGCAGGACACGGCGCTGGTCGCATTCGTGCAGAAATACCTGAGCGACCCGCTCGGCCGGATCTTTCTCAACCTGCTGATCATGGTGGTGATTCCGCTGGTGTTCTCCAGCCTGGCGCTGGGCGTGGCGCAATTCGGCGATCTCAAACAGCTCGGCCGCGTCGGCCTGCGCACGATCGGCTATTTTCTGCTGGTCACCGCCATCGCCGTGACCATCGGCCTGGTGCTGGTCAACACCATTCGCCCCGGTGACTATCTGCCCGCCGCGACCAAAGAGAAGCTGATGGCGCAGTACAGCAAGGAAGCCACCGAGAAGATGGGGGCCGCCGAGCAGGCGAGCACCGAATTCGGCATTCAAACCCTGGTCAACATCGTACCGCGCAATCCCATTGCCGCGGTGGCGCGGCCCAATCCCGACATGCTGGCGTTGATCTTCGTGGCCTTGCTGGCGGGCGTGGGCCTCACCCTGATTGCCCAGGACAAGGCGCAGCCCGTCGTCCGTTTGCTGGAGGGCGTGTACGAGATTTCCGTCAAGATCATCAACCTCGCCATGAAGCTGGCGCCCTATGGCGTGGCGGCGCTGATTTTCAGCGTCACGTCGCGCTTTGGCTTCGATCTCATCGTCGCGCTCGGCATGTACGTGCTCACGGTTTTGCTCGGCCTGGCGCTGCATCAATTCGGCGCATTTTCGGTGCTGGTGCGGTTGTTTGCGCGCTATCACCCGCTGAAGTTCTTCAAAAAGGTGGAAACGGTGATGCTCACCGCGTTTTCCACCAGCTCGAGCAATGCCACCCTGCCCACGACACTGATGGTCTCGCAGGAGAATCTCGGCATTCCGCCCAAAATCTGCGGCTTCGTCATTCCGCTGGGCGCGACCATGAACATGAACGGCACGGCCCTGTTTGAAGGCGTGACCGTGCTGTTTCTCGCGCAGGTCTTCGGCGTGCATCTCGATCTCTCCATGCAGTTGATCGTGGTGATCATGAGCGTGTTGACGGCGGTGGGCGCGGCGGGCGTGCCCTCCGGCTCGATTCCGTTGCTCATTCTGGTGCTGCAGATGGTGCACGTGCCGCCGGAAGGCATTGCCATCATTCTCGGCGTCGACCGGATTCTCGACATGTGCCGCACGGTGTTGAACGTCACCGGCGACATCACCTGCGCGGCCTACGTCGCGCGCAGCGAAGGCGTGGTGTTGAAGGAGTAG
- a CDS encoding sodium-translocating pyrophosphatase has protein sequence MELGLTLGCSVFALLFAGYLAKWVLRNDEGTPAMREIADAIREGAEAFLARQYKTIALLTVPVAAVLYVLYAFVRPGTAHDPVPEVLLAAYVAGSFVLGAICSGIAGYMGMFVSIRANIRTASAARTSLNRGLRIALRGGAVSGLFVVAMSLLGVGGLFAILKALGTKPEHIPFLIVGYGFGASFVALFAQLGGGIYTKAADVGADLVGKVEAGIPEDDPRNPAVIADLVGDNVGDCAGRGADLFESTAAENIGAMILGATLALSAQQSGAVFSAGVVGVMLFPLVARAFGLIASIIGIMVVHTKEDGDPMHALNRGYYLTTVLAALGFGAGCYWLLDSPQAPQAWWHFWLCGLIGLATAMAFVYLTQYYTEYKYRPVREIARASLTGPATNIITGLAVALECTALPVVVISVAIIASYHLGQSSGLSHAGLFGTAVATMGMLGTAAYILAMDTFGPIADNAGGIIEMSQQPEEVRKKTDRLDAVGNTTKALTKGYAIGSAALAAFLLFSAYLDELRNFGKPLQAVDIAQPEVFIGGLLGATLIFLFAALAIRAVGKAAYYVINEVRRQFKENPGILQGTVKPSYRQCVDIVTAGALREMVLPGVLTVATPIATGLIFKQFQLGAEAVAALLMVGTMAGILVATMLNNGGGAWDNAKKFIETGEYGGKGSDPHKAAVVGDTVGDPCKDTAGPSLHVVIKLLSTITLVLAPLFI, from the coding sequence GTGGAACTCGGTCTCACCCTCGGGTGCAGCGTCTTTGCGCTGCTGTTTGCCGGATATCTGGCAAAATGGGTATTGCGGAATGACGAGGGCACGCCGGCGATGCGCGAAATTGCCGACGCCATCCGCGAAGGCGCCGAGGCATTTCTCGCGCGCCAATACAAGACTATCGCGCTGCTCACGGTGCCGGTGGCGGCGGTGCTTTATGTGCTTTACGCTTTCGTGCGGCCCGGCACGGCGCATGACCCGGTGCCGGAAGTCCTGCTGGCGGCTTATGTCGCCGGTTCGTTCGTTTTGGGCGCGATTTGCTCGGGTATTGCCGGCTACATGGGAATGTTTGTCTCGATCCGCGCCAACATTCGCACGGCCTCGGCCGCGCGCACGAGCTTGAATCGCGGCTTGCGCATTGCGTTGCGCGGCGGCGCGGTTTCCGGTTTGTTTGTGGTGGCGATGAGCTTGCTCGGGGTCGGTGGCTTGTTTGCAATTCTCAAAGCGCTCGGCACGAAGCCGGAGCACATTCCGTTCTTGATTGTCGGCTATGGCTTCGGGGCGAGTTTCGTGGCGCTGTTCGCGCAGCTCGGCGGCGGCATCTACACCAAAGCCGCGGATGTCGGCGCCGATCTCGTCGGCAAAGTCGAAGCCGGCATTCCGGAAGATGATCCGCGCAATCCCGCGGTGATTGCGGATCTCGTGGGCGACAATGTCGGAGACTGCGCCGGCCGTGGCGCGGATTTGTTCGAATCCACCGCGGCCGAAAACATCGGTGCCATGATTTTGGGCGCCACCCTGGCGCTGTCGGCGCAACAAAGCGGCGCGGTTTTCTCCGCCGGCGTCGTGGGCGTGATGCTCTTCCCGCTGGTGGCGCGTGCTTTCGGTTTAATCGCTTCGATCATCGGCATCATGGTGGTGCACACCAAAGAAGACGGCGACCCGATGCACGCGCTCAATCGCGGCTACTATCTCACCACCGTGCTGGCCGCGCTGGGGTTTGGCGCGGGCTGCTACTGGCTGTTGGATTCGCCGCAAGCGCCGCAGGCCTGGTGGCATTTCTGGCTGTGCGGCTTGATTGGCCTGGCCACCGCGATGGCGTTCGTCTACCTCACACAATACTACACCGAGTACAAGTATCGTCCGGTGAGGGAAATCGCCCGCGCCTCGCTCACCGGGCCGGCGACCAACATCATCACCGGCTTGGCAGTGGCGCTCGAGTGCACCGCGCTGCCGGTGGTGGTGATTTCGGTGGCGATCATCGCCTCCTATCACCTCGGCCAAAGCAGCGGCTTGAGCCACGCCGGTTTGTTCGGCACGGCGGTGGCGACCATGGGCATGCTCGGCACCGCCGCCTACATTCTGGCGATGGACACCTTCGGCCCGATCGCAGACAATGCCGGCGGCATCATCGAAATGAGCCAACAGCCGGAAGAAGTGCGGAAGAAGACCGATCGTCTCGATGCTGTGGGCAACACCACGAAAGCGCTGACCAAGGGATATGCCATCGGCAGCGCGGCACTCGCGGCCTTTCTGCTCTTCTCCGCTTATCTTGATGAGTTGAGAAATTTCGGCAAGCCGCTGCAAGCGGTTGACATCGCCCAGCCCGAGGTGTTCATCGGCGGTTTGCTCGGCGCGACGCTGATCTTCCTCTTCGCCGCGCTCGCGATTCGGGCCGTGGGCAAGGCGGCCTATTACGTCATCAATGAAGTGCGCCGCCAGTTCAAAGAAAATCCCGGCATTCTGCAGGGCACGGTCAAGCCTTCCTATCGGCAGTGTGTGGACATTGTGACCGCCGGCGCCTTGCGGGAAATGGTGCTGCCCGGCGTGCTCACCGTGGCCACGCCCATCGCAACCGGCCTCATTTTCAAACAATTTCAACTCGGCGCCGAGGCCGTGGCCGCGCTGTTGATGGTCGGCACCATGGCCGGCATTTTGGTCGCGACCATGCTCAACAACGGCGGCGGCGCGTGGGACAACGCCAAGAAGTTCATCGAAACCGGCGAATACGGCGGCAAAGGCTCGGACCCGCACAAAGCCGCGGTGGTCGGCGATACGGTGGGCGATCCCTGCAAAGACACCGCCGGGCCGTCCTTGCACGTCGTCATCAAGCTGCTCAGCACGATCACGCTGGTGCTGGCGCCCTTGTTCATTTGA